The DNA segment TTTTTATCTGTTAGAATTCAACAGTTCAATATGTTTGCCTATGTGTTTTTCTAAAGCTTTATAGTAATCATCCTCATGGAGATTTAAGGTTTCGTAAAGTTCATCCCTAAAAAGAAATTTGCCGTTCGCATCTCTTGCAGTTAGAATCAAGCCATAAGTTATGTGAAGCATCTGCCGTGCATCATTCTGGTTCAATACCTTATCTAATTCCTCGTCACATAACTTTGTTATGTCCGGAACTTTACTTAAATCTGTAGTTACATGGTAGTATTTTGTGGCTTCCTTAAAATGTTCCAATGCAAATGCATATATTCTTCTAAAAAGGCTGGGGCTATTTACAGCTATAACCTTTAAGGCTTCAAGCCAATTGGTGCCGGCAGTTTTAACATGAACCCTTCCTTTAGTGTAATAACCAATTATAGGAAAAACTTTGAATTTATCGCTGCCGGAATGGATGCTTAATTTATAATCAAAGTGCTCTGCAATCTTTGCATGAACTTTAAACTCTTTCTCGAACTGGTCTAAATCTCCTATATAGTCAATTCCCTTCTGAAATTCACCACAAAATCGAGGGGCAATACTAGTAACCTCAACTTTCATCTTTTCAAGCTCTGATGCAACAAAAAAGTGTGCCTCCGGAGTGGTAGGAGTTTGGGTTTCATCTATAGAAACCTCAAAATCAATCGTTTTTCCTATAGGCTTAACTATATCAAAGAAAATATGTGCAATAAAATCCAAGGCTTTTCCATATATTAAAGCTAATCTTTGAAGGTTTTTATCATCAAACTTTATCTTATACTGGTCAATAACAAACTCGTTATCAAGATAATCTTTTTCAATTCTTTTCCTATAATCTGACTTAAGTTCGTCATATGCTTTTACTACTTCATCATCGTTCATTAAAGGTACATCATTGTTTATTTTTTCTGAGCAATCAAGCGTTATCATGGTAAAGCCAAGATTAAGTGCCATTTTAACTTCATCTTCAGTTTTTAAGTGGTCACCATCTGCGCCAAAGCCGCTATGGTATCCCTCCTGCAAAACCGCCCAAGAGGCAGCATCCATTACTTCTTCATAAGTCCGTTCTGTCAAATCAAGCTCTCTTATGGATTGTTGGGCAAGAACAGGCTTTACAGCAGTATTTTTAATAAGTCTCAGATGACCCGGTGAGGCTAATCCCAGTCTGTCGCCCAATCCCATACTCATTCCGTTTTTACCAAAAGTTACCGGTGAAGTAAAAGGCAGGAGTTTGCGCAAAGCGTCAGCATTCTTATGACTTAAAGATGCAAATTTTATCTTTTTATCCTTAAGGTTTATTTTACTCTCAGTTTGAAACTCATCAGTCAAAGCTGGCGATTTATTCTCAATGAGAACTAATTTCTTACATCCTTCAATTCTAGCTAAAAAAATCATGTTTGCATCAATTTCATGAATGGAATCGGGATAAATATCGTCAAAATTATCAACTGCCTCGGCTTTTGCCTCTTCTATATTCAACCCATTCGATATAACCTTGCTACAAAATTTCTCAACAACTGTTGTCAATTTATCTCCTCCTGTAAGCGTACAAGTTACAATGTAACTCCATTTTTAAAAATGGCAATCTCCCTAAATCCCATCTCCTCAGCTTTATTTTTTTGTCCTGAAGCAATATCTGTAACGTAGTCTATAAGTTCTGAAGTTAGTTTTTCCATAGTTTCACCGGATAGAAGCCTGCCTGCATCAAAATCCATCCAATTTGATTTCCGATTATAAAGGTCACTATTAGTAGATATTTTTATGGTAGGCACTGCAGTTCCCAAAGGTGTTCCTCTTCCTGTTGTAAACAGAATTAAATGGCATCCTGCAGCAGCAAGCACCGTTGATGCTACCATATCATTACCGGGACCATTGAGCAAACTAAGACCCTTCTTTTTTACCACATCGCCATAATCCAACACATCTACTACATCACTTGTTCCGCCCTTTTGTATACAGCCTAAAGATTTCTCCTCTAAAGTTGTAATACCACCCTTTTTGTTGCCTGGTGATGGATTCTCATAAATTGGCTGGTTATAACTCATGAAATACTCTTTAAAATTATTTATCATTTTTACTATATCTTCAAATACATCCTGATTTATAGCTCGGTTCATAAGGATGGTTTCAGCGCCAAACATTTCCGGTACTTCAGTTAAAATCGTACTCCCACCATAAGAAATCAACTTATCTGAAAAAGAACCCACTAACGGATTTGCAGTTATACCTGAAAATCCGTCAGAACCACCACATTTAAGTCCCACTACCAGCTCTGATATTGGACAAGCCTGTCTCTCGAAATGTGATGCATATTCGACTAATTCTCCTATAAGCTCTACTCCTGCCTGGATTTCATCCTCTACTTCTTGAGCTACTAAGAACTTTACTCTATCAGGGTTGTATGGTCCCAGTACTTTTTTAAATTCATCGATATTATTGTTTTCACAGC comes from the Tepidanaerobacter acetatoxydans Re1 genome and includes:
- a CDS encoding tagaturonate epimerase family protein, with protein sequence MTTVVEKFCSKVISNGLNIEEAKAEAVDNFDDIYPDSIHEIDANMIFLARIEGCKKLVLIENKSPALTDEFQTESKINLKDKKIKFASLSHKNADALRKLLPFTSPVTFGKNGMSMGLGDRLGLASPGHLRLIKNTAVKPVLAQQSIRELDLTERTYEEVMDAASWAVLQEGYHSGFGADGDHLKTEDEVKMALNLGFTMITLDCSEKINNDVPLMNDDEVVKAYDELKSDYRKRIEKDYLDNEFVIDQYKIKFDDKNLQRLALIYGKALDFIAHIFFDIVKPIGKTIDFEVSIDETQTPTTPEAHFFVASELEKMKVEVTSIAPRFCGEFQKGIDYIGDLDQFEKEFKVHAKIAEHFDYKLSIHSGSDKFKVFPIIGYYTKGRVHVKTAGTNWLEALKVIAVNSPSLFRRIYAFALEHFKEATKYYHVTTDLSKVPDITKLCDEELDKVLNQNDARQMLHITYGLILTARDANGKFLFRDELYETLNLHEDDYYKALEKHIGKHIELLNSNR
- a CDS encoding UxaA family hydrolase — encoded protein: MTVLRIHEKDNVAVAIDKIDKGEVVRVDSFSITALDNIDQGHKIALCDIEQGENVIKYGFPIGHATTHIKAGEWIHSHNLKTNLGEISNYEYNPHLSNMDIIETSRTFRGFVREGGKVGIRNEIWIIPTVSCVNRNATLIAQIAARKFADVKNIEGIYEFTHPYGCSQLGQDHLSTQTILANLVKHPNAGGVLVLGLGCENNNIDEFKKVLGPYNPDRVKFLVAQEVEDEIQAGVELIGELVEYASHFERQACPISELVVGLKCGGSDGFSGITANPLVGSFSDKLISYGGSTILTEVPEMFGAETILMNRAINQDVFEDIVKMINNFKEYFMSYNQPIYENPSPGNKKGGITTLEEKSLGCIQKGGTSDVVDVLDYGDVVKKKGLSLLNGPGNDMVASTVLAAAGCHLILFTTGRGTPLGTAVPTIKISTNSDLYNRKSNWMDFDAGRLLSGETMEKLTSELIDYVTDIASGQKNKAEEMGFREIAIFKNGVTL